One Candidatus Campbellbacteria bacterium genomic region harbors:
- a CDS encoding glycine--tRNA ligase: MEKIVSLCKRRGFIFQGSEIYGGLAGTFDYGPLGVELKNNIKALWWKRFIHDRNDMYGVDAAILMNPKVWVASGHVSGFSDPLVACTKCKHRFRADQLDDAKKCPDCGGALGDVKQFNMMFKTAIGADDDSSSDVYLRPETAGGMFVNFKNVMDSLHPKLPFGLGQIGKAFRNEIAPRDFLFRVREFEQMEVEYFVAPEYWEAAFEDWRKQMLAWTAEIGLKSEHVHEHEIAPEDLAFYSKRTIDFEFDYPFGQKELYGLAYRTDYDLGAHAEHSSVDLSYFDEEAKKRFIPHVIEPSLGVDRTVLAVLCDAYREEPVEDDVRVVLGLPAAIAPYQVAVLPLMKKDGLSEKAQEIYKELSKSARVLYDESGSIGKRYRRQDEIGTPVCVTVDHQTLEDGTLTIRDRDTMKQERVSAGDLLSHISIS, translated from the coding sequence ATGGAAAAGATAGTATCGCTGTGCAAACGGCGCGGCTTTATCTTCCAAGGTTCCGAAATTTACGGCGGTCTTGCAGGAACATTTGATTACGGACCTTTAGGTGTAGAGCTCAAAAACAACATCAAAGCACTCTGGTGGAAACGATTTATTCATGACCGAAATGATATGTACGGTGTGGATGCTGCTATTTTAATGAATCCAAAAGTGTGGGTAGCGTCTGGACACGTGTCTGGATTTTCAGACCCACTCGTTGCGTGTACAAAGTGTAAACACCGATTTCGTGCTGATCAGCTTGATGACGCAAAGAAATGTCCCGACTGTGGGGGAGCACTTGGTGATGTGAAGCAATTTAACATGATGTTTAAGACAGCCATTGGTGCTGATGACGACTCTTCATCTGATGTATATCTTCGTCCTGAAACTGCTGGAGGAATGTTTGTAAACTTCAAGAACGTGATGGACTCCCTGCATCCTAAGTTGCCGTTTGGATTGGGACAAATTGGAAAAGCATTCCGCAATGAAATTGCTCCGCGCGACTTTTTGTTCCGTGTGCGTGAATTTGAGCAAATGGAAGTGGAGTACTTTGTTGCACCTGAGTATTGGGAAGCAGCATTTGAAGATTGGAGAAAGCAGATGCTTGCATGGACCGCTGAAATCGGACTCAAAAGTGAACATGTCCACGAACACGAAATCGCTCCTGAAGATCTTGCATTCTATTCAAAACGCACCATTGACTTTGAATTTGACTATCCATTTGGTCAGAAAGAACTTTACGGACTTGCATACCGCACCGACTACGACCTCGGAGCTCACGCTGAACACTCGAGTGTTGATTTGAGTTATTTTGATGAGGAAGCAAAAAAACGCTTTATTCCACATGTTATTGAACCTTCTCTTGGCGTTGATAGAACTGTTCTTGCCGTCTTGTGTGATGCATACCGAGAGGAACCTGTTGAAGATGATGTTCGAGTGGTGTTGGGTCTACCAGCAGCAATTGCGCCCTACCAAGTGGCTGTATTGCCTTTAATGAAGAAAGATGGGTTGTCTGAAAAAGCACAAGAAATATACAAAGAACTCTCCAAGAGTGCACGCGTGTTGTACGACGAATCCGGTTCAATAGGAAAGCGCTACCGCCGACAAGATGAGATTGGAACACCTGTGTGTGTTACTGTTGATCACCAAACACTTGAAGATGGAACACTTACCATTCGTGATCGCGATACTATGAAACAAGAGCGCGTATCCGCGGGTGACTTACTTTCTCACATTTCTATAAGCTAA
- a CDS encoding aspartate--tRNA ligase — protein sequence MKNRIYIQDLEKHIDSSITIAGWVSVRRDHGKLIFIDVRDETGKVQVVVTPKNAEALAVANTLRSEWVITLTGLIKKRPDNLVNEGEQNGALECVAESITVLAEATTPPFDLTQDTMGLNEETRLAYRYVDLRSARMQKNIRIRSEFVQKCREYLFKQGFVEIETPLLTQSTPEGSRDFLVPSRHAPGNFYALPQSPQQYKQLLMTSGFEKYFQLARCVRDEDLRADRGYEHTQLDFEMSFVTRDEVMDTIEGMITFVMESLGKTIKQKPFPRITYAEAMKTYGADKFDMRTPEEKEKGILAYAWVTDFPFFEKTDDGKWTFTHNPFSMPREDHLESHMKGENIENIVTQQYDLVCNGFETGGGSIRAHRPEILEATYKIMGYTPEQIKDSVGHMLEAFSHGVPPHGGIGLGIERGVMIATGESYLREVQAFPMTGKGKTAVMHAPGPIDPIVLRDLGLSVLKKKE from the coding sequence ATGAAAAACCGTATTTACATACAAGACCTCGAAAAACATATTGACAGTAGTATTACGATTGCAGGTTGGGTTTCCGTACGACGCGACCATGGAAAGCTTATTTTTATTGATGTTCGTGATGAGACCGGGAAGGTGCAGGTGGTTGTAACGCCTAAAAATGCCGAGGCACTCGCTGTCGCAAACACTCTTAGGTCTGAATGGGTTATCACACTTACAGGACTCATCAAAAAACGTCCTGATAATCTTGTCAATGAAGGTGAACAAAACGGTGCACTCGAGTGTGTCGCTGAATCAATTACCGTTCTTGCAGAAGCAACGACTCCTCCGTTTGATTTGACACAAGACACCATGGGACTCAATGAGGAAACGCGACTAGCATACCGATATGTAGACCTCCGCTCTGCCCGCATGCAAAAAAATATTCGCATCCGAAGTGAGTTTGTGCAGAAGTGTCGTGAATACTTGTTTAAGCAGGGATTTGTTGAAATCGAAACACCACTCCTCACACAATCAACACCAGAAGGTTCTCGTGACTTCTTAGTACCATCTCGTCACGCCCCAGGAAACTTTTATGCATTGCCACAATCACCACAACAGTACAAGCAACTCTTAATGACTTCTGGTTTTGAAAAGTATTTTCAACTTGCACGATGTGTGCGTGATGAAGACCTTCGTGCCGACCGTGGATATGAACACACACAACTCGACTTTGAAATGTCATTCGTCACACGTGACGAAGTCATGGATACCATCGAAGGTATGATTACCTTTGTCATGGAAAGTTTGGGTAAGACCATCAAACAAAAACCATTTCCACGTATCACCTATGCAGAAGCCATGAAAACGTATGGTGCAGATAAGTTTGATATGCGCACACCAGAAGAAAAAGAGAAGGGGATTCTTGCGTACGCCTGGGTAACTGACTTTCCATTCTTTGAAAAAACCGACGACGGCAAATGGACATTTACCCACAACCCTTTTTCAATGCCACGAGAAGATCACCTCGAATCACACATGAAGGGTGAAAACATTGAAAACATTGTCACACAGCAGTATGACCTCGTCTGTAACGGATTTGAAACAGGAGGGGGAAGTATTCGTGCACACCGACCAGAAATTCTTGAGGCAACGTACAAAATCATGGGGTACACACCTGAGCAAATTAAAGACAGTGTAGGCCACATGCTTGAGGCTTTTTCACACGGAGTTCCTCCACACGGTGGTATTGGATTGGGTATTGAACGCGGTGTCATGATTGCCACAGGTGAATCCTACCTGCGCGAAGTGCAGGCGTTTCCTATGACAGGAAAAGGAAAGACCGCCGTCATGCATGCTCCGGGACCAATTGATCCAATTGTTTTGAGAGATCTTGGATTGTCCGTTTTAAAGAAAAAAGAGTAG
- the trpS gene encoding tryptophan--tRNA ligase: MFGIGSTKEKKVALSGVKPTGRPHIGNYFGAMKQFVELQETHENYIFVANYHALIGVQDAQTLAQDTRDVIIDYLAIGIDPEKTTLFIQSDIPEVTELTWIFNTLVTVPYLQRAHAYKDAVAKGKEATVGLFDYPVLMAADILLPNADVVPVGADQKQHVEYARDIAQKFNLTFGETFTVPEPLILKEQGIVLGTDGQKMSKSYNNTIPLFATREEIIKAVMSIVTNSGGEFPQNLFAIHTLFKPEAELKPFYEANISSFKTLKETLIEDLDAFIAPLREKRATIASDTKLVNRVISEGRDKIRPHAQEKMKEIREKVGIL, from the coding sequence ATGTTTGGTATCGGTTCAACAAAAGAAAAGAAAGTTGCACTCTCTGGTGTAAAACCAACAGGACGACCACATATCGGAAACTATTTTGGCGCGATGAAGCAATTTGTTGAACTGCAAGAAACACATGAGAATTATATTTTTGTTGCCAACTATCACGCACTCATTGGCGTACAGGATGCACAAACGCTCGCACAAGATACGCGTGATGTGATTATTGATTACTTGGCAATTGGCATTGATCCAGAGAAAACAACACTCTTCATTCAATCAGATATTCCAGAAGTAACTGAGCTGACGTGGATTTTTAATACACTGGTCACTGTTCCATATTTGCAACGCGCTCACGCATACAAAGATGCAGTCGCAAAAGGAAAGGAAGCGACAGTGGGACTTTTTGATTACCCGGTTCTTATGGCGGCAGATATTTTGCTTCCTAATGCAGATGTTGTACCTGTTGGCGCAGACCAAAAACAGCACGTGGAGTATGCCCGTGACATCGCACAGAAGTTTAACCTTACCTTTGGTGAGACGTTTACTGTTCCTGAGCCTCTTATTTTGAAAGAGCAGGGAATTGTACTTGGTACTGACGGACAAAAGATGAGCAAAAGCTACAACAATACCATTCCACTCTTTGCGACACGCGAAGAAATCATAAAGGCAGTTATGTCTATCGTGACAAATTCGGGAGGAGAATTTCCACAGAACCTTTTTGCAATTCATACACTTTTTAAACCAGAAGCCGAACTCAAACCTTTCTACGAAGCGAATATATCTAGCTTTAAGACACTTAAGGAAACATTAATCGAAGACCTTGACGCATTTATTGCCCCTCTTCGAGAGAAACGAGCAACAATTGCAAGCGATACTAAGTTGGTAAACCGCGTTATTTCTGAGGGACGAGATAAAATCCGTCCCCACGCACAAGAAAAAATGAAAGAAATCCGCGAAAAGGTAGGGATTTTGTAA
- a CDS encoding ABC transporter ATP-binding protein, translated as MTQTKEENKIMQTARNLMGTVIRSCKFAWGFKPGYAVLILVLTTITNVLPLAQAKITGSIIDAVAGSISRGLVIPVFLVMLYASSWALSRLAGAFLTYFDKRWFVEAQQGIDLKIMRKRAEIDIAHYENAEFQNLITRAFDRGNYPIVNVADQQFGNVSLLIGILVSAGLAVRYPIIFVVVLVGLMPTLYVQMRYGNKQWFIWSENSPRQKLYGSIRNHLQGRKPVIQTKLLQGAEHLIERAKSIIEAFKREQIGVDRTRLWTSVLAALVGACGIGYAFFLVVKMVAGGNAGIGDIVFMTSVLGQFAGMITSLFGNIAQQYEQTLYAHDIFTVLDTKPVIIEAPHPTHLSLTTPPRIEFRDVSFRYQDSDVWVLRHVNLTIEPGERMALVGENGAGKTTLLKLLARIYDPTEGVILINDVPLTKIGLHEWGSYLSILLQEYFIHNFSVTEAIAMGRSDAKISPERARIVSELAGAHSFIEEFPEKYDAQIGVEYEHGVELSHGQQQRLAIARTLYRNGLVIILDEPTASVDAIAEEKFFSQIETAVEGSTLFLVSHRFNTVRGADRIAVFRQGELVEIGPHAKLVAANGYYAQMWESQARSYLDAKNA; from the coding sequence ATGACACAAACCAAGGAGGAGAACAAAATCATGCAGACAGCACGAAATCTCATGGGAACGGTCATCCGTTCCTGTAAGTTTGCGTGGGGCTTCAAGCCCGGGTACGCAGTACTCATTCTTGTACTGACAACCATCACCAACGTATTGCCACTGGCACAGGCAAAAATCACAGGTTCTATCATTGATGCAGTTGCGGGTTCAATTTCCCGTGGACTTGTCATTCCTGTGTTCTTGGTCATGTTGTACGCGAGCTCATGGGCGTTGTCACGTCTTGCAGGTGCATTCCTGACCTACTTCGACAAGAGATGGTTCGTGGAGGCACAGCAAGGTATCGATCTCAAAATCATGCGTAAGCGTGCCGAGATTGACATCGCCCACTACGAGAATGCTGAGTTTCAAAATCTGATAACGCGAGCATTCGACCGAGGAAACTATCCGATCGTCAATGTTGCTGACCAACAATTCGGCAACGTATCACTGCTCATCGGTATTCTTGTTTCAGCCGGACTCGCTGTTCGCTACCCGATCATCTTCGTCGTCGTGCTTGTTGGTCTCATGCCAACACTATATGTTCAGATGCGCTATGGTAACAAGCAGTGGTTCATTTGGTCTGAGAATAGTCCACGACAGAAGTTATACGGGAGTATTCGCAATCATCTTCAAGGAAGAAAGCCTGTCATTCAAACAAAGCTCCTTCAAGGTGCCGAGCATCTCATCGAGCGCGCAAAATCAATTATTGAGGCGTTCAAACGCGAACAAATTGGAGTTGACCGAACACGTCTGTGGACAAGTGTCCTTGCGGCACTCGTTGGTGCCTGTGGTATCGGCTACGCATTCTTTCTCGTTGTCAAAATGGTTGCTGGAGGAAACGCAGGTATTGGTGACATTGTCTTCATGACGAGTGTTCTCGGACAGTTTGCCGGTATGATTACAAGCCTCTTTGGCAATATCGCACAACAGTACGAACAAACACTCTACGCACACGACATCTTCACCGTACTTGATACAAAACCCGTGATTATTGAGGCTCCACATCCAACACACCTTTCACTCACGACTCCTCCTCGTATTGAATTTCGAGACGTATCGTTCCGATACCAGGACAGTGACGTGTGGGTGCTCAGACACGTTAACCTCACCATTGAACCAGGCGAACGTATGGCGCTCGTTGGTGAAAATGGTGCAGGGAAGACAACACTCCTGAAGTTGTTGGCTCGTATCTACGACCCGACGGAAGGAGTAATTCTCATCAATGACGTGCCACTCACAAAGATCGGTCTTCACGAGTGGGGTTCATACCTTTCAATTCTTCTCCAAGAGTACTTCATTCACAATTTTTCTGTGACTGAAGCGATTGCAATGGGGCGTTCTGATGCAAAAATTTCACCCGAACGAGCTCGGATTGTATCAGAACTCGCTGGAGCACACTCATTCATCGAAGAATTCCCAGAAAAGTATGACGCCCAAATTGGAGTCGAGTATGAACACGGTGTTGAGTTGTCACACGGACAACAACAACGCCTCGCAATCGCACGTACCCTCTACCGCAACGGTCTCGTCATCATTCTCGACGAACCAACTGCGTCAGTGGACGCCATCGCGGAAGAAAAATTCTTCAGTCAGATTGAAACAGCTGTCGAAGGTAGTACGCTCTTTCTCGTTTCGCATCGATTCAATACCGTACGTGGGGCAGACCGCATCGCCGTCTTCCGTCAGGGTGAGCTTGTTGAGATTGGCCCGCACGCAAAGCTTGTAGCTGCAAACGGCTACTATGCACAGATGTGGGAGAGTCAGGCGCGTTCATATCTCGATGCAAAAAATGCGTGA
- a CDS encoding DUF1428 family protein, with amino-acid sequence MESLFLLMFVMRPGRCRWFFSWIVFKSKADRNRINKEVMKGMEEYQKKHPEKKNDMPFDMKKMAYGGFKIIVSE; translated from the coding sequence ATGGAAAGCTTATTTTTATTGATGTTCGTGATGAGACCGGGAAGGTGTAGGTGGTTTTTTTCTTGGATTGTCTTCAAGTCTAAGGCGGACCGCAACAGAATTAATAAAGAGGTGATGAAGGGCATGGAAGAATACCAGAAGAAACACCCAGAAAAGAAGAACGACATGCCATTTGATATGAAAAAGATGGCGTACGGAGGTTTTAAGATTATTGTAAGCGAATAA
- a CDS encoding tryptophan-rich sensory protein, producing MNPTYTWYSTLIKPSWAPPSWLFGPAWTFLYAIIAVTFSTVFYKAFTKQLPWMIALPFALNLVFNFAFTPLQFGLRNNLLAAVDVLLVLATLIWALWSLWHASADLRWIVYANIPYLLWVSFATTLQLTITYLNSAA from the coding sequence ATGAATCCAACCTACACCTGGTACTCAACGTTAATCAAACCATCATGGGCGCCACCGAGTTGGCTCTTTGGCCCAGCGTGGACTTTTTTGTACGCAATTATTGCAGTTACGTTCAGTACCGTATTCTACAAAGCATTCACTAAACAACTTCCTTGGATGATTGCGCTACCATTCGCACTCAATCTTGTTTTTAATTTTGCATTTACACCACTCCAGTTTGGTCTAAGGAACAACCTTCTCGCGGCAGTGGACGTGCTGCTTGTGCTCGCAACATTGATTTGGGCACTATGGTCACTCTGGCACGCTTCAGCAGATTTACGCTGGATTGTGTACGCGAATATTCCATATCTTCTCTGGGTTTCTTTCGCGACAACATTACAACTAACCATAACGTACCTAAATTCCGCCGCGTAA
- a CDS encoding DoxX family protein: protein MKKAKVAFWISTTIIFLFEGVMPALTSQSQMSIDGITHLGYPIYFITLLTVFKVLGSLALMIPKVPARVKEWAYAGFGFDFIFAGLSIIAVDGFGAPVLFPLIALGVLAISYTNYHKLQQSV from the coding sequence ATGAAAAAAGCAAAAGTAGCATTTTGGATTTCAACGACAATAATCTTCCTTTTTGAAGGAGTTATGCCAGCATTAACATCTCAATCGCAAATGTCGATTGACGGCATCACACACCTCGGCTATCCGATTTATTTCATAACACTTTTGACCGTCTTCAAAGTTCTCGGTTCTCTCGCACTCATGATTCCAAAAGTACCAGCTCGTGTAAAAGAGTGGGCATACGCAGGGTTTGGTTTTGATTTTATATTCGCAGGACTCAGTATTATTGCCGTTGATGGATTTGGTGCGCCAGTACTTTTTCCACTCATTGCGCTAGGTGTCCTCGCAATTTCGTACACAAACTATCACAAACTCCAACAGTCAGTATGA
- a CDS encoding NADAR family protein, giving the protein MKYPLEKFYIYFSPYTAHALEIEGVVYPTLEHAYQCMRYTDSQIIEEIRTAHSPVQAWQVSSKYKHLQIPEFKSEEHKLHIMEKLMRLKAEQHEEIRQALLDSGELQIVKHIVTYPPGDGFWDDGEDGKGLNHIGRLWMEIRKGLKNST; this is encoded by the coding sequence ATGAAATACCCACTAGAAAAATTCTACATATACTTCTCTCCATACACTGCTCACGCACTTGAGATTGAGGGTGTGGTTTATCCAACACTTGAACACGCATACCAATGTATGCGATACACGGACTCACAGATCATTGAAGAAATTCGTACAGCGCACAGTCCAGTACAAGCATGGCAAGTATCGTCAAAGTATAAACATCTTCAAATTCCAGAATTTAAAAGTGAAGAACATAAGCTCCACATCATGGAGAAGCTCATGCGCTTGAAAGCGGAGCAACACGAAGAAATACGGCAGGCACTTCTTGACTCTGGAGAACTACAGATTGTGAAGCACATCGTTACCTATCCACCTGGAGATGGTTTTTGGGATGATGGGGAAGATGGGAAGGGTTTAAATCACATTGGGCGACTCTGGATGGAAATCAGAAAAGGGTTGAAAAATAGTACTTGA
- a CDS encoding pyrimidine dimer DNA glycosylase produces the protein MRVWDIHPQHLCRKHLLAEHRELHGLWNILTKHKGKGGYAHHPETLRWVGKKKALYTRHEALVKEFSRRGYQHHTPLDKRLATGSGSQKVFINTIKEQRIILKEKPCDCLLHV, from the coding sequence ATGCGCGTTTGGGACATACATCCACAACATTTATGCAGAAAACATTTGCTCGCCGAACATCGCGAGCTTCATGGTCTATGGAACATTCTCACAAAACACAAAGGGAAGGGTGGGTACGCACATCATCCAGAAACACTGCGTTGGGTAGGAAAGAAAAAGGCGCTCTACACACGCCATGAAGCGTTGGTAAAAGAATTCTCTCGCCGAGGATACCAACACCACACACCACTTGATAAACGATTAGCAACTGGTTCTGGTAGTCAAAAAGTGTTCATCAACACTATCAAAGAACAGAGGATAATTCTCAAAGAAAAACCATGTGACTGTTTGTTGCATGTATAA
- a CDS encoding class I SAM-dependent methyltransferase produces the protein MNKDTQHNAGQYDEHALEWEDALKTNVAHKYMEKPAMEALLPADLSGMSVLCIGVGSGEEIDEIQKRGAAKIVGIDISEQLLASARAKFPQVEFFILDMIDIGTSFEKESFNVVYSSLAFHYASDWDVLLAGIHTVLKPQGMLVFSTHHPAYWGTKESAGDPVTNTRGVTLTKHTAMLGNIKIVYYNHPNEESIIESVEHAHFKNISYHVPKVVELSEDHRRNMGADELQKYETLKEKSVTRDLFLVVRAEK, from the coding sequence GTGAATAAAGACACACAACACAACGCAGGTCAGTACGACGAACACGCGCTTGAGTGGGAAGATGCACTCAAAACAAACGTCGCACATAAATACATGGAAAAACCTGCCATGGAAGCACTCCTTCCAGCAGATCTCTCGGGCATGTCGGTGCTGTGTATTGGTGTTGGAAGTGGGGAGGAAATAGACGAAATACAGAAAAGGGGAGCGGCAAAGATTGTGGGTATTGATATCTCGGAGCAGTTACTTGCATCCGCTCGTGCAAAATTTCCTCAAGTAGAGTTTTTCATATTGGACATGATTGATATTGGCACCTCGTTTGAGAAAGAATCTTTTAATGTTGTATATTCAAGCCTCGCATTTCACTACGCATCTGATTGGGATGTACTCCTTGCAGGTATTCACACCGTCCTAAAACCACAGGGAATGCTTGTGTTTTCAACCCACCACCCGGCATACTGGGGTACGAAAGAGTCTGCAGGTGATCCTGTAACAAACACGCGTGGAGTAACACTCACGAAACACACGGCGATGCTAGGAAACATCAAGATTGTCTACTACAACCACCCGAATGAAGAATCCATTATTGAAAGTGTAGAACATGCTCATTTCAAAAATATTTCGTATCACGTTCCAAAAGTTGTTGAACTCTCTGAGGACCACAGAAGAAACATGGGCGCTGATGAGCTTCAAAAATATGAGACGTTGAAAGAGAAAAGTGTTACGCGAGATCTTTTTCTTGTTGTCCGTGCTGAAAAATAA
- a CDS encoding TIM barrel protein: MSFESVPTHSTETEQFAEKRQELHENLGIVFCTEQKDGTHTRLLDHIHLAETLGLPSVQFDFRKRSEEEIIEACDTLRAFREAHPDVDISIHGETPKIDPETLEIQNKKHMSTTLEYASELGIESYTMHPLALRDQLWKELSAEAQHALLTHYASLCAQSFTNHVTENTPSCSIAIENMPKKGAEGAWGQTPEDIHTLVQYISEYCMANGVTTETVEDHIGITLDINHALHDVDPADWEAELTSWFKIFGTRIRVIHLYAPSHYGETLNTKYQLVLDLAARYSPDAHVFLESKQDTEKTAEVYSSMHAAY; this comes from the coding sequence ATGTCTTTTGAATCTGTACCCACACATTCCACCGAAACAGAACAGTTTGCAGAAAAACGCCAAGAACTTCACGAGAATCTTGGTATTGTTTTTTGTACAGAACAAAAAGACGGAACCCACACGCGTCTTTTAGACCACATTCATCTTGCTGAAACCCTCGGGCTTCCTTCTGTGCAATTTGATTTTAGAAAAAGAAGCGAAGAAGAAATTATAGAAGCGTGTGATACACTTCGTGCGTTCCGTGAGGCACATCCAGATGTTGATATTTCAATTCACGGAGAAACGCCCAAGATAGATCCTGAAACCCTTGAGATACAAAACAAAAAACATATGAGCACTACTCTTGAGTATGCCTCAGAACTTGGAATCGAGTCGTATACGATGCACCCACTGGCACTCCGCGACCAACTATGGAAAGAATTATCCGCCGAAGCACAACACGCACTACTAACGCACTATGCTTCTTTGTGTGCACAAAGTTTTACAAATCACGTCACTGAAAATACTCCTTCATGTTCAATTGCGATTGAAAATATGCCGAAAAAAGGTGCCGAGGGAGCGTGGGGACAAACTCCTGAAGATATACACACGCTCGTACAGTATATTTCCGAATACTGTATGGCAAATGGTGTTACCACCGAAACTGTTGAAGATCATATCGGAATTACACTAGATATAAACCACGCTCTTCACGATGTTGATCCTGCAGACTGGGAAGCTGAACTTACTTCCTGGTTTAAAATATTTGGAACACGGATTCGAGTTATTCATTTGTATGCACCATCACACTACGGAGAGACGTTGAATACAAAATATCAACTCGTACTTGACCTCGCAGCAAGATACAGCCCAGACGCACATGTATTTTTAGAAAGTAAACAAGATACTGAAAAAACAGCAGAAGTTTATTCATCAATGCACGCAGCATATTAA
- a CDS encoding DUF2177 family protein: protein MQTLLAYLATLLPLTALDALWILVLAKKFYAEHMGFLFSKSINLIPVAFFYPLYALGVLLLAVMPAISSASWIEALWRGALLGLVAYGAYDLTNHATIAGWPTSMTLIDMGWGVLVTALTSVIAYFILTALK, encoded by the coding sequence ATGCAAACACTCCTAGCCTATCTTGCAACACTGTTACCACTCACTGCACTTGATGCACTCTGGATTCTTGTGTTGGCAAAAAAGTTTTATGCAGAACACATGGGATTTCTTTTTAGCAAATCAATCAACCTCATTCCGGTCGCGTTCTTTTATCCTCTCTATGCACTTGGTGTACTCCTACTCGCAGTTATGCCGGCTATTTCATCTGCATCCTGGATTGAAGCACTCTGGCGAGGGGCACTCTTGGGACTCGTCGCATACGGTGCATACGATCTCACCAATCATGCAACTATTGCTGGATGGCCTACGTCTATGACACTCATTGATATGGGGTGGGGAGTACTAGTTACTGCACTCACAAGCGTTATTGCATACTTCATACTTACTGCACTTAAATAA
- a CDS encoding Type 1 glutamine amidotransferase-like domain-containing protein, translating to MKLLLTSGGFTNKTIIDTLRKLVGKDFIDATLAFIPTAANVEEGDKEWLISDLAKCTELGFKEVDIVDIAAVSKEVWLPRLQHADVLLFGGGNTSYLMAQIKKSGLIEALPELLKSRVYVGISAGSMVTSPNLLEKEMQRLYNEPILDGASNEGLGFVDFLVVPHMNSPYFPRASELIDEVAQGVDVPLYALDDQSAVQVVGDNVEVVTQGIWKRFN from the coding sequence ATGAAACTCTTACTAACTTCAGGTGGATTTACAAACAAAACGATTATTGACACTCTACGTAAACTCGTCGGGAAAGATTTTATTGACGCAACACTGGCCTTTATACCAACCGCTGCAAATGTTGAAGAAGGAGATAAAGAGTGGCTCATCAGTGACTTGGCAAAATGCACAGAACTTGGTTTTAAGGAAGTTGATATTGTAGATATCGCAGCCGTGTCAAAAGAAGTCTGGCTTCCACGATTGCAACACGCCGACGTGTTGTTGTTTGGTGGAGGTAATACCTCGTACTTGATGGCTCAAATAAAAAAATCTGGCTTAATTGAAGCTCTACCTGAATTATTAAAGAGCCGTGTATATGTAGGTATCAGTGCCGGTAGCATGGTTACTTCTCCGAATCTACTAGAGAAAGAAATGCAACGACTCTACAATGAACCTATTCTTGATGGTGCAAGTAATGAAGGTCTTGGGTTCGTTGATTTTCTTGTGGTGCCACATATGAACTCTCCTTACTTTCCAAGAGCATCTGAATTGATAGACGAGGTAGCACAAGGTGTTGATGTACCTCTGTATGCGCTTGATGATCAGTCAGCGGTGCAAGTTGTTGGCGACAACGTAGAAGTTGTTACCCAGGGAATATGGAAAAGGTTTAACTAA